taaaaattataaaaatatctaaataaatcaggctagaaaaaatattaaaatttgcataaacATAGTCAAGGCAAGGTAGGCAAAATTGATCCAAGAAGAATATAAAGCTGCTTGCTAAACAGTCTTTCTAATTTAAGGCATAAATTAGATTATACTGAAAGTAGTTAGAACACAGGCACAGATATGTTCCAATAAGGAGATACATAGTGTAAGAAGCAATGCTATTAGTCACCCAGAAGCAAAGTGAATCTATTCTTATATATCATATGCCAAAAGAAGGATTTTAAATTGGCATTTCTAGAAGATCCAAGAGTGTCaagtttctgtttcttttttatttaatctttgAACATTATGGAAATAGATTTTTGGAGATTAATTTTCAAAATGATCATTATTTCAAAATATGGCAACTAGTGCATTTCTGAAGGTGAAAAAAGCATTCCACAGTATAAAAATGCAGATTAACATATGTTAACAAATAAAGAGTAAAGACATAGGCCAATAATTGTGTAATTGTCCATAAGACAGCAAAAGAATGGGAAAGTGGTAAGGATTGTTAGTAGGAAAAAAGAGCGATGCAATCAGTTGTTACATGAGTGAACAGCAGTGACATGACTTTCCTTTTTTATTACCTGTTAATGAGGGATCCTCTGTACCATCTCCAGATAGCTGGGCACTGAGATGAGTATGGTACATAGGAGAGCTCAAATTTTCCTCTTGTTCTTGCAGGGATATGGAGTTTTTGTGGGATGATTTATTGATGTTTCCACCTACTTTGCCCTCTGGGATCCTCTGTGGAACTTCTGCTATTTGTTTGTTGGGTGGCTGGTAAACTTGACTGTAATGGCCTACAGGATGATATGACGGTCTCTCAGATTTGCTGtcttcttcttcatcatcatcatcaatgacAACCAGTTCCGCATGGATAATTCCATCATATCTGGACAAGTttttgtttgctgctgctgcttcttcatcatcatcatctacatGCTGATAACCCATGAAAATCATTGTAACAGGTTCTGTATCATCCACATAACATGGCACAGCTTGAACAATGCTGTACCTAACATCTTCATCAGCATCCTGAGTGACAGGAGACTTTTCACTGGTATTCTCTGAGTTCAAAAACATTGCCTCACAATGACTCTCTCTTGTCTTCTGATAGGGTTCCAAATCCTTTTGTAGAACTCCTCTTTCATCATTATGTATTATCCTGGTTTTTGGACTAATGTGTACCTTTCCCTCTTTTTGCTGAgaccctggagagggagactttgGAAGTGTTAATTTGGGAAGATCAAAACCGTTTTCTTCATTGTGTTGCCTGTTGCCTTTGTTATAGAAAGATTCATTTTGATGATTGCCAAGTTCATTAGTCTCTTTTTTAACAGTGTTTTCCAAATTTCGTCCAGGAACTAATTTGTCTTTCTGGGGAGTTGTTGGCCTGTAAAACTGGTTTGCATACACAGGCTCGTGATACTCTGTAGGAGATTTAGCatttttttcagttgcttttctTAAAAGATCTTCCACCTCAACAGGTGCAAGCTCATCTATGCCATTATGTGTTGAACTGCCATTGGACCATGTTGCATAGACTGACTTCCTACCATCATCATAGACTTTTACTCCTGTACTTTTAAACTCATCAGATGGAAGAGGTATGGTAGACAAAACTGTGCTTTCCCCAGTCTTCATGTCTTTCTCAACTTTAATTTCCATGGCAAACAATGCTGTTAAGAGAAACAAGAACTTAACATTGATAACATAATAGCTGCAACAAATATTTAGATTTTATCCTTATGATAGGTGGTTTGGATAAACTGTCAAATCTCGTAGTCCAATTTTCAGCAGAGATTGGCCTGTGCCACTGAATTTGGATCCTGAGTCTAAGGCACCAAAGAATGAGGCATGCACTCAGACCTAGGCTTTTGGTTCAGCATAGTATAGCGAAAATGGTCAACCTTGAAATTTGAATCCAGATCTCGGTTCTGAGATTGAATCCCCACTTTAtcccctgctgccttcctcaAAGTTTGAAGATATTAAGAAACAATATTTTGGTTGGGACTCATCTGACAGAAAATCAGCTATTTGAGGCTCCATTATGCAACACCAAATGAGAAAGCCAGGTTAAACTTGGTCTCTTGAGGCCAactcctacaaggtgctgagcagtGGGAGTCAATGGGAATCGAGGGAGTGTAATACTATGCAGGAGTAGAGTCTCGGTCTTAAAGACAGTGGGAGATAGGAAGCTTTATGGAGGTCAAGGGATGGTTAGATTTGTGTTACCCAGCAGGCATAATTGCTCATGGAAAATGCATTATGTGGACTACTATCAGAACCAGATAGGGGTTACATCAAGTACAGTAAGTAAGTGCTGGATGAAAGTGCTAGAAAACATTGGGCCTCATTTTTAATGGTACACCAGTTATACAGCAGTGCCACACAACTGACTACAATGGAGTTACTGTGTGTAAGTAGGAAGAGAATTGTGCCTATTATCTGTACTCTCTCTATTCTTTCCCTAAATAAGTTAGCTTTAATTTTTTAAGAGGCTTATGAACCATTCCAAATCTGCACTCTTTCTAGAGTTACTACCAATCTGTACCTCTTCTGTTTTCCTCGTCATCCTCAGTTCCTGCATGTCCTGCCCTTTTCAGTGCAGAAGGTCTGAAGGATTTTGGAAGGTCAGGTATGTTGGTATATATGTAGTCCACTgcctctgttaaaaataaataaataggagaTCCAGAGTACTTTTCATTGCCTTCATGCaacaaacattattattattattattattatttatttagtataAAATGCTTTGGTTGAACATACCTTCTTGAATTTCTGCTTTAGCTGCCTTCACAGACTATGAagaaagagcaacaaaaagtGATATGCGattattgcagttttaagaaatTAACTCAAAACACAAGAGACTTTTCTACTGCACAACTGTTTATGTTTTTGTGTAGCTCAGTTTGAACTGGAAGATACCTGGAAATGGAAATAACCTCTCAACAGGGCAGTTGCAGTTGTGAGGCAAGCTttcccactccactctgccagcatGCCTTATCTAGCCCCTTAGAGTCTGGCTCCTGCGGGCCTCTCTCCTAGTTTCACATGACACTAGAGAACAACCCACAGATTTGTACATCTGGAGTGTAGAGGACAGGGTGTTCTTAGTGGAGGGCCCTAACTTCAGGAATTACTTTTTCCCTGGGAGCTGACAAAGCCACAGGGCAATTATGgctgtgagtagtctcattgaagtcagtgagtctATTTGCAGGAGCAAGTGTTGTGCAATCTGGCCCCAAGTTTGTTGACTTTCAGGCATATTGCTGAAAATCTGTTTAGATAGGGTTTTCCTGAAGTTATGGGTTAAGGCTTCTCTTTTATTTCAAGTGGGAGATAagaaggttttaaaaaatgttgttgaCATTTTGTCAGCATAGCTGACTAATGATTAATGGTACCATAAGATTTTTATTGTAAGTGCACTTATGACAGATGCACAATATAGTGTAGCTGTAGccttgtcagtcccaggatactagagagacaaggtaatcACAATATAGTTGCTGGGAGTGACCATCTCAAGGGTTTAGGTAGCTCAGTGTCCATGCTCATTATTCATTCCTTgccctctctgctgagattgcctGCAAAGCTGCCAATTGCAGTGTGCAATTTTGTGATGTGCTGTAGATATTTTTTCCATTGAGTAATGGGCTGAAACCACCAAACTCTTTCCATATAGATCATGTAGCCATTGGATGGCGTAATCTTTTGGTCACTCTTCTGTGTTAGATTTGAACTACTGAGGTGAAATACCTCATATCTCATTATCAGTGCCACGATCCATTCAATTCCTCTTTACTAAAATCTATTTGTTATAACAATGAATTAAAGAATCCTGTTTCTGAAGTGTTGTAACACCAACCTTTAAGATATCTTCTGCTGTTCTCTCAACTGATTTAAGCTTCTTTAAAATTGCCTGTTCATTAACTGAGATTTTCATCTCTTCTTTTTCCAGAGCTTCAATTTCTTTCTCAAGTCTGCAAGCATAATATATTTACAGAATATGTATTAAAATGCAATTATGCTTACAGTATATTTCCTATAGCGATATAGATGCACCTGATTCCTCTCACACTTACATCatttttacactgatgtaactgattTGCTCTTGATTTAGGAAGGTGTGAAATCAGAATACGCCTGTTGTTTTTACAGGCCAATGTGTTTGTCACAGATCTCTTCAGAGGATACTTTGAAAATAAACCGATTTAAGGCACCCTGATAAAATTTCCTTATTAACTCTTTTagaaggggatggagggaggaaaggaggccCCTAAAGGATTTCTTCACCTTTAACTAAACTCTCTCAAGTATTATCACAACTAAAATGGTGTTCACCTCCCCATAACAATGACTTAAGATATTAGGCCAGTTCACAGACAGTGGGGTGAATGTGTTTATTTGCTCAATTCTTCTGGATCACCATTCTCCCATGTTCTAGAACAAGCAAAGCAATTTGATTGCTTGGTGGTAGGAAAGTTATAACAacaatttacaccatttataattatggggccagattctgacaatTTTTACATAATGTGGATTAGTCCGGTACTACATAAATTGCTGCAATGATTTCAGATGGACTTCTTGTAGAGTAAGGTACTACTGTGTGAGCAAGGATGGCAGAAGTGAGCTCAAAAGAATGGCGGAAGATACAGAGAGCTAAACTGCTGCCCTTGGAGATAAAAACATTCCTTC
Above is a genomic segment from Mauremys reevesii isolate NIE-2019 linkage group 8, ASM1616193v1, whole genome shotgun sequence containing:
- the PALMD gene encoding palmdelphin isoform X2, with protein sequence MEEAELLKERFQAITDKRKLQEEITQKRLKVEEEKLKYQHLKKKALREKWLLDGLSALTPKEQEKMQKHNREDQERTNDLEQSILRLEKEIEALEKEEMKISVNEQAILKKLKSVERTAEDILKSVKAAKAEIQEEAVDYIYTNIPDLPKSFRPSALKRAGHAGTEDDEENRRALFAMEIKVEKDMKTGESTVLSTIPLPSDEFKSTGVKVYDDGRKSVYATWSNGSSTHNGIDELAPVEVEDLLRKATEKNAKSPTEYHEPVYANQFYRPTTPQKDKLVPGRNLENTVKKETNELGNHQNESFYNKGNRQHNEENGFDLPKLTLPKSPSPGSQQKEGKVHISPKTRIIHNDERGVLQKDLEPYQKTRESHCEAMFLNSENTSEKSPVTQDADEDVRYSIVQAVPCYVDDTEPVTMIFMGYQHVDDDDEEAAAANKNLSRYDGIIHAELVVIDDDDEEEDSKSERPSYHPVGHYSQVYQPPNKQIAEVPQRIPEGKVGGNINKSSHKNSISLQEQEENLSSPMYHTHLSAQLSGDGTEDPSLTALRMRMAKLGKKVI
- the PALMD gene encoding palmdelphin isoform X1, whose amino-acid sequence is MERSVLRMEEAELLKERFQAITDKRKLQEEITQKRLKVEEEKLKYQHLKKKALREKWLLDGLSALTPKEQEKMQKHNREDQERTNDLEQSILRLEKEIEALEKEEMKISVNEQAILKKLKSVERTAEDILKSVKAAKAEIQEEAVDYIYTNIPDLPKSFRPSALKRAGHAGTEDDEENRRALFAMEIKVEKDMKTGESTVLSTIPLPSDEFKSTGVKVYDDGRKSVYATWSNGSSTHNGIDELAPVEVEDLLRKATEKNAKSPTEYHEPVYANQFYRPTTPQKDKLVPGRNLENTVKKETNELGNHQNESFYNKGNRQHNEENGFDLPKLTLPKSPSPGSQQKEGKVHISPKTRIIHNDERGVLQKDLEPYQKTRESHCEAMFLNSENTSEKSPVTQDADEDVRYSIVQAVPCYVDDTEPVTMIFMGYQHVDDDDEEAAAANKNLSRYDGIIHAELVVIDDDDEEEDSKSERPSYHPVGHYSQVYQPPNKQIAEVPQRIPEGKVGGNINKSSHKNSISLQEQEENLSSPMYHTHLSAQLSGDGTEDPSLTALRMRMAKLGKKVI